From Schistocerca cancellata isolate TAMUIC-IGC-003103 chromosome 6, iqSchCanc2.1, whole genome shotgun sequence, a single genomic window includes:
- the LOC126088402 gene encoding uncharacterized protein LOC126088402: protein MFRMLKFPEKIRSQSAPESIPECPREHPRVPQRASQSAPESIPECPREHPRVPQRASQSAPESIPECPREHPRVPQRASQSAPESIPECPREHPRVPQRASQSAPESIPECPREHPRVPQRASQSAPESIPECPREHPRVPQRASQSAPESIPECPREHPRVPQRASQSAPESIPECPREHPRVPQRASQSAPESIPECPREHPRVPQRASQSAPESIPECPREHPRVPQRASQSAPESIPECPREHPRVPQRASQSAPESIPECPREHPRVPQRASQSAPESIPECPREHPRVPQRASQSAPES, encoded by the coding sequence ATAagatcccagagtgccccagagagcatcccagagtgccccagagagcatcccagagtgccccagagagcatcccagagtgccccagagagcatcccagagtgccccagagagcatcccagagtgccccagagagcatcccagagtgccccagagagcatcccagagtgccccagagagcatcccagagtgccccagagagcatcccagagtgccccagagagcatcccagagtgccccagagagcatcccagagtgccccagagagcatcccagagtgccccagagagcatcccagagtgccccagagagcatcccagagtgccccagagagcatcccagagtgccccagagagcatcccagagtgccccagagagcatcccagagtgccccagagagcatcccagagtgccccagagagcatcccagagtgccccagagagcatcccagagtgccccagagagcatcccagagtgccccagagagcatcccagagtgccccagagagcatcccagagtgccccagagagcatcccagagtgccccagagagcatcccagagtgccccagagagcatcccagagtgccccagagagcatcccagagtgccccagagagcatcccagagtgccccagagagcatcccagagtgccccagagagcatcccagagtgccccagagagcatcccagagtgccccagagagcatcccagagtgccccagagagcatcccagagtgccccagagagcatcccagagtgccccagagagcatcccagagtgccccagagagcatcccagagtgccccagagagcatcccagagtgccccagagagcatcccagagtgccccagagagcatcccagagtgccccagagagctaa